A window of the Brassica napus cultivar Da-Ae chromosome C5, Da-Ae, whole genome shotgun sequence genome harbors these coding sequences:
- the LOC106402230 gene encoding uncharacterized protein LOC106402230, with amino-acid sequence MYFFGLSKEQVLSQRHVVSYKETFNQNPTSSTVTLFGRQVYPVKRESSNLSNGCMRIQDIDLRLPADHYACNEEKEALATSWSGRRNPRIVIDLEQLPTEEDADSISYATVKSPETKPSFLAHQSLLENGSDKASDMESGLLDLNSFPDADELVSEPRCCFLQDLNCPYIEETETSCEKSGIDDETTPLCSPKSQNVRENDGTASPASDTSCCTTEDNLRRGSSPRALDPSCRTRLEFPVLPDNEEEELSEVIQMAAESLVHISTVSYQNQDLGSKPVSRTSSLECCSCDSYELHTLGISETNTEEDLCVSSMAMDELNNITRDGNKEMGLKLRRGRRMKHFQKEILPNLTSLSRHEIREDINILEAVLRSREYKKMQGKTKDVIKLGANQKNKRSVSQRYVGKRRRKHE; translated from the exons ATGTATTTCTTCGGTTTGTCCAAAGAACAAGTGTTGTCACAGAGACATGTTGTATCATATAAAGAGACTTTTAACCAGAACCCAACCAGTAGTACGGTCACTCTCTTTGGGAGACAG GTGTATCCAGTGAAAAGAGAGAGCTCCAATCTCAGCAATGGATGTATGAGGATACAAGACATCGATCTTCGACTTCCTGCAGATCACTACGCTTGTAATGAGGAGAAAGAAGCGTTAGCCACAAGCTGGAGTGGCAGAAGAAACCCAAGAATTGTTATTGATCTTGAACAACTTCCCACAGAAGAGGATGCGGATTCCATTAGCTATGCCACTGTGAAAAGTCCTGAAACAAAACCATCATTCTTGGCTCATCAATCTCTCTTAGAGAATGGTAGTGATAAAGCAAGTGATATGGAGTCTGGTTTACTGGATCTTAATAGTTTCCCTGATGCTGATGAGTTGGTTTCCGAGCCTCGTTGCTGTTTCTTACAAGATCTGAACTGTCCTTACATCGAAGAGACAGAAACTAGCTGCGAGAAGAGTGGTATAGATGATGAAACTACGCCGCTTTGCTCTCCTAAATCCCAAAACGTCCGTGAAAACGACGGTactgcatctccagcttcagATACATCTTGCTGCACCACTGAAGACAATTTGAGAAGAGGCTCCTCTCCTCGAGCGTTGGATCCTTCTTGCCGTACCAGGCTTGAGTTTCCTGTCTTACCAGATAACGAGGAGGAAGAGTTGTCTGAAGTTATTCAAATGGCAGCTGAATCATTAGTCCACATATCAACGGTTTCATATCAAAACCAAGACTTGGGATCAAAGCCTGTGTCGAGAACCAGCAGCTTGGAATGCTGTTCCTGCGATTCATATGAGCTACACACGTTAGGGATAAGCGAAACCAACACGGAAGAAGACTTGTGCGTGTCATCAATGGCTAtggatgagctcaacaacatcACAAGAGATGGCAACAAAGAGATGGGACTCAAGCTGAGAAGAGGGAGGAGGATGAAGCACTTTCAGAAGGAGATACTCCCCAACTTAACGTCGCTCTCTAGGCACGAGATACGCGAAGACATTAACATCTTGGAAGCGGTTTTGAGATCAAGAGAGTACAAGAAAATGCAGGGGAAAACGAAAGATGTCATTAAACTCGGAGCGAACCAGAAAAACAAACGTTCAGTGTCACAGAGGTACGTTGGTAAGAGAAGGCGAAAACATGAATGA
- the LOC106401634 gene encoding transaldolase encodes MTLSLQSPPSAAALSASIQKGRWKTVAVGFSVAPPPSVNFTLRRSIPRIHASASSSSSPSSPSLGAGENNELDAVSAFSEIVPDTVVFDDFERFPPTAATVSSALLLGICGLPDTIFRNAVDMALADSTCAGLDTTESKLSCFFDKAIVNVGGDLVKLVPGRVSTEVDARLAYDTNAIIRKVHDLLRLYNEIDVPHDRLLFKIPATWQGIEAAKLLESEGIQTHLTFVYSFAQAAAAAQAGASVIQIFVGRLRDWARNHSGDTEIETAVKSGEDPGLALVRRSYNYIHKYGYKSKLMAAAVRNKQDLFSLLGVDYVIAPLKVLQSLKDSPAVPDDEKYSFVRKLTPETATHYNFTNKELIKWDQLSLASAMGPASVELLSAGVEGYANQAKRVEELFGKIWPPPNV; translated from the exons atgacacTCTCTCTGCAATCTCCGCCTTCTGCAGCAGCTCTCTCTGCTTCGATCCAA AAGGGACGATGGAAGACGGTCGCCGTCGGATTCTCCGTTGCTCCTCCTCCCTCCGTTAACTTCACTCTCCGGCGATCGATTCCACGGATTCACGCTTCCGCtagctcctcctcctctccaTCTTCTCCATCTCTCGGAGCTG gtGAGAACAATGAGCTAGATGCTGTATCAGCTTTTAGTGAAATTGTTCCTGATACAGTCGTTTTCGATGACTTTGAGag GTTCCCACCAACTGCAGCTACTGTTAGCTCTGCTCTCCTCCTTGGCATCTGCGGTCTCCCCGACACAATCTTCCGG AATGCTGTGGACATGGCTTTGGCGGACTCTACCTGTGCGGGCCTTGATACCACTGAGTCCAAACTCTCTTGCTTTTTCGATAAG GCTATTGTGAATGTAGGTGGAGATCTTGTCAAACTCGTTCCAGGTCGTGTTTCGACTGAAGTGGATGCACGTCTTGCTTATGACACTAACGCCATTATCCGCAAG GTTCATGATCTGTTAAGACTCTACAATGAAATCGATGTACCTCACGACCGGCTGCTTTTCAAAATCCCTGCAACTTGGCAA GGTATTGAAGCTGCAAAGCTGCTGGAATCCGAGGGAATTCAAACGCACTTGACCTTCGTTTACAG CTTTGCTCAAGCAGCAGCAGCCGCCCAAGCAGGTGCATCTGTCATTCAGATTTTCGTTGGTCGCCTCAGG GACTGGGCGCGTAATCATTCAGGAGATACCGAGATTGAAACTGCGGTTAAATCCGGGGAAGATCCTGGTTTGGCCTTGGTCAGAAGATCATATAACTACATTCACAAGTATGGTTACAAGTCCAAGCTAATGGCTGCTGCAGTCAGAAACAAACAAGACTTGTTCAGTCTTCTCGG GGTTGATTATGTGATTGCGCCATTGAAGGTGCTGCAGTCTCTCAAAGACTCACCAGCCGTTCCTGACGATGAAAAATACTCGTTTGTTCGGAAACTTACTCCTGAGACCGCGACACACTACAACTTCACCAACAAAGAG CTGATCAAATGGGATCAGCTGAGCTTGGCTTCAGCTATGGGTCCTGCATCCGTGGAGCTTTTATCAGCTGGTGTGGAAGGTTACGCGAACCAGGCGAAACGCGTTGAAGAGCTCTTTGGGAAGATTTGGCCACCTCCAAACGTCTAA
- the LOC106397370 gene encoding flavin-containing monooxygenase FMO GS-OX-like 2, giving the protein MAHSNRDPTTSRHVAVIGAGAAGLVTARELRREGHSVVVLERGSQIGGVWTYTSQVEPDPLSLDPTRPVVHSSVYKSLRTNIPRECMGFTDFPFAARPHDGSRDPRRHPGHSEVLAYLRDFAKEFDVEEMIRFETEVVRAEPAADEENRGKWRVESRSSDGAADEIYDAVVVCNGHYTEPRHAHIAGIDSWPGKQIHSHNYRVPDPFKDQIVIVIGSSASGVDISRDIAKVAKEVHVSSRSTSPDTYEMLPGYDNLWLHPVIETARKDGSVVFQNGKTVYADTIMHCTGYKYYFPFLDTKGEVTVDDNRVGPLYKHVFPPALAPGLSFIGLPWQITPFPMFELQSKWVAAVLSGRVSLPSQDEMMEDTKAFYNKLEASGIPKRYTHLMPDDSQFEYDNWLADQCDYPRIEKWREEMFYIGFKRIYAQSATYRDNWDDDHLIVEAYDDFVKFMSSFPELLPLLKT; this is encoded by the exons ATGGCACATAGTAATCGCGATCCAACCACCTCTCGCCACGTGGCGGTAATTGGAGCCGGAGCCGCTGGGCTCGTGACTGCTCGTGAGCTACGTCGTGAAGGCCACTCAGTGGTCGTGTTAGAGCGCGGGAGCCAGATTGGAGGCGTGTGGACTTACACCTCTCAAGTGGAACCTGACCCGCTAAGCCTCGACCCAACCCGACCCGTAGTCCACTCGAGCGTTTACAAATCCCTACGCACCAACATCCCCCGAGAGTGCATGGGTTTCACCGACTTCCCTTTTGCGGCCCGACCACACGACGGGTCAAGGGATCCGAGAAGACATCCGGGTCACAGTGAGGTTCTTGCTTACCTGCGAGACTTTGCTAAGGAATTCGATGTAGAGGAGATGATAAGGTTCGAGACGGAGGTTGTTAGGGCGGAACCGGCGGCGGATGAGGAGAATAGAGGGAAGTGGAGGGTGGAGTCTAGAAGCTCCGATGGTGCTGCCGATGAGATATACGACGCCGTCGTGGTTTGTAACGGACACTATACAGAGCCACGTCATGCTCATATCGCTG gCATAGATTCATGGCCAGGCAAGCAAATTCATAGTCATAATTACCGTGTTCCTGATCCATTCAAAGATCAG ATAGTAATAGTGATCGGAAGCTCAGCGAGTGGCGTTGATATAAGCAGAGATATAGCAAAAGTCGCTAAGGAAGTCCACGTCTCGTCTAGATCGACTTCACCAGATACCTACGAGATGCTTCCCGGTTACGACAATCTATGGCTTCACCCAGTG ATTGAAACTGCCCGCAAAGATGGTTCAGTGGTTTTCCAAAATGGAAAGACGGTTTACGCAGATACCATAATGCATTGTACCGG GTACAAGTATTACTTCCCGTTTCTTGACACAAAAGGAGAAGTGACGGTCGATGATAATCGCGTTGGACCGTTGTATAAGCATGTATTTCCTCCGGCTCTTGCCCCCGGACTTTCTTTCATCGGCTTACCATGGCAG ATCACTCCCTTTCCGATGTTTGAGCTTCAAAGCAAGTGGGTTGCAGCGGTTTTATCTGGAAGAGTATCTCTCCCATCGCAAGACGAGATGATGGAAGACACCAAGGCTTTCTACAATAAGCTCGAAGCCTCGGGTATTCCCAAGCGATATACGCATTTGATGCCAGATGACTCCCAG TTTGAATACGATAATTGGCTTGCGGATCAATGTGACTATCCACGGATAGAGAAAtggagagaagaaatgttttacATTGGCTTCAAGAGAATTTATGCACAATCCGCTACTTACAGGGATAATTGGGACGATGATCACCTCATCGTAGAAGCATACGATGATTTTGTTAAGTTTATGTCAAGCTTTCCAGAACTTTTGCCGTTGCTGAAAACCTAA